GTCGTCGCCAGTTCCCGGGCGTCGTGCAGGGTCTTCATGAAGGCGCCCGTGCCGACCTTCACGTCCAGGACCAGGGAGCCCGTGCCCTCGGCGATCTTCTTCGACATGATCGAGGAGGCGATGAGCGGGATCGCCTCCACCGTCGCCGTCACGTCCCGCAGCGCGTACAGCTTCTTGTCCGCCGGGGCCAGGCCGTCGCCCGCCGCGCAGATCACCGCGCCCGTGGTGTCCAGGACGTGCAGCATCTCCTCGTTGGAGAGCAGGGCACGCCAGCCGGGGATCGACTCCAGCTTGTCCAGGGTGCCGCCGGTGTGGCCGAGGCCCCGGCCCGAGAGCTGGGGGACGGCGGCGCCGCACGCGGCCACCAGCGGGGCCAGGGGGAGCGTGATCTTGTCGCCCACGCCGCCCGTCGAGTGCTTGTCCGCCGTCGGGCGGGACAGGGCCGAGAAGTCCATGCGCTCGCCGGAGGCGATCATGGCCGCCGTCCAGCGGGCGATCTCGCGGCGGTTCATGCCGTTGAGCAGGATCGCCATGGCGAGCGCGGACATCTGCTCGTCGGCGACCTCGCCGCGGGTGTACGCGTCGATGACCCAGTCGATCTGCTCGTCGGTCAGCTCGCCGCGGTCCCGCTTGGTGCGGATCACGGAGATGACGTCCATGGCCATGGCTGATGGCTTCCTTCCGGGAGGTGCGAAGTGTGCGGCCCCCCTGCGAGCGGGACAGGGGGGCCGTACGGCGTTACTTGGTGAGATGGTCCGGGCCGAAGGCCTGGGGCAGCATCTCGGCGAGCGGGAGGACGCCCTCGGGGGTGTCCAGGAGGAGGTCGGGGCCGCCGAACTCGTACAGCAGCTGGCGGCAGCGGCCGCACGGGACCAGCAGGCCGCCGGTGCCGTCGACGCAGGTGAAGTGCGTCAGACGGCCGCCGCCCGTGCGCTGCAGGTCCGAGACCAGACCGCACTCGGCGCACAGGCCGATGCCGTAGGAGGCGTTCTCCACATTGCAGCCGGTGACCGTGCGGCCGTCGTCGACCCGTGCCGCCACGCCGACCGGGAAGCCGGAGTAGGGGGCGTACGCGTGGGACATCGCCTCCCGCGCCACCTCCCGCAGCGCCTCCCAGTCGAACTCGGCGGCCTTCTGCGTCACTTGCCCTGGCCCTTCCGGTAGCGCATGCCGTCCGCCTTCGGCATCCGCAGGCGCTGCGCCGACAGGGACAGCACCAGCAGGGTGACGACGTACGGGGTGGCGCCCACGAAGTCGCTCGGGACCTCGTCGGTGACCAGGTACCAGAGCAGGACCAGGGCGGCCACGATGAGGCTGATCGCGCCCTGCCACAGCGACGTGCGGTACAGCTTCCAGCCTGCCAGGACCACGAGCAGGATGACCAGCAGGAGCAGCAGCGCGTGGACGGTCGTACCGCCGTTGCGCAGCTGGAGGGCGTCGGAGTAGCCGAACAGGCCCGCGCCCATCGCCAGGCCGCCCGGACGCCAGTTGCCGAAGATCATCGCCGCGAGGCCGATGTAGCCACGGCCGGCGGTCTGGCCTTCCAGGTAGGTGTGCGAGGTGACCAGCGCGAGGAAGGCGCCGCCGAGGCCGGCGAGGCCGCCGGAGACGGCCACGGCCAGGTACTTGTACTTGTAGACGTTGACACCGAGGGACTCGGCGGCCGTCGGGTTCTCGCCGCAGGAGCGCAGCCGCAGACCGAACGGGGTGCGCCACAGCACCCACCAGCTGCCGACGAACAGCACCGCGGCCAGGATCGTCACCACGGACAGGTCGGTGACCAGCCCGCCGATGATGCCCGCGAGGTCGGAGACCAGGAACCAGTGGTGCTGCTCGAGCGAGTGCAGGCCGCTGGACAGGCCGGGCACGGTGACCTGCGGCAGCGAGCCGACCGGCGGGGACTGCTTGGGGTTGCCGCCCGCGTTGGCCGCCGAGCCGCCCGCGAAGAACAGCTTGGCGAGGTACTGGGTGGCACCGAGCGCGAGCAGGTTGATCGCGACACCGGAGACGATGTGGTCCACGCCGAAGGTGACGGTGGCGACGGCGTGCAGCAGGCCGCCCAGGACACCGAAGCCGATGCCGCACAGCAGGCCGAGCCAGGGGCTGGACTGCCAGCCGACCCAGCCGGCGCCGAAGGTGCCGAGGATCATCATGCCCTCGAGGCCGATGTTGACCACGCCGGACCGCTCGGACCACAGACCGGCGAGACCGGCGAGACCGATCGGCACGGCGAGGCCGAGCGCGGCGCCGACCTGCCCGGCGGAGTCGAGCGAGTTGGAGCCGGTGATCATGCGGACGGCGGCCAGGAGCAGCAGGGCACCGGCGACGATCACGAGGATCTGGCCGAGGGAGCGGCCCGAGCGCTGGGAGGCGCCCGCCGCCTTGGGTGCCGCGGGCGGCGGCGTGTCGGTCATCGTGGCAGTCATCACGCCACCTCCTGCTTCTTCGTCGCGGCGGCCTGGGCGGCGAGTTCCGCGCCGACCTTCTGCTGCTGGCGCTTGAGGCCGTAACGCCGTACGACCTCGTAGGCGATCACGACGCAGAGGACGATGACGCCCTGGATGACGCCGAGGATCTCCTTGTCGTAGCCCTGGAACTCCAGGTGGTTGGTGGTGCGCTCCAAAAAGCCCCAGAGCAGGGCGCCGAGCGCGATGCCGATCGGGTGGTTGCGGCCGAGCAGGGCGATGGCGATGCCGGTGAAGCCGATGCCGGCCGGGAAGTCGCTGCTGAACGCGTAGGAGTCGTTGAGCAGGGTCGGCATGCCGATGAGACCGGCCACCGCACCCGAGATGATCATGCTGGTGGCGACCATCTTCTTCACCGACACACCGCTCGCGGAGGCCGCGCTCT
Above is a genomic segment from Streptomyces fodineus containing:
- a CDS encoding ABC transporter permease: MTATMTDTPPPAAPKAAGASQRSGRSLGQILVIVAGALLLLAAVRMITGSNSLDSAGQVGAALGLAVPIGLAGLAGLWSERSGVVNIGLEGMMILGTFGAGWVGWQSSPWLGLLCGIGFGVLGGLLHAVATVTFGVDHIVSGVAINLLALGATQYLAKLFFAGGSAANAGGNPKQSPPVGSLPQVTVPGLSSGLHSLEQHHWFLVSDLAGIIGGLVTDLSVVTILAAVLFVGSWWVLWRTPFGLRLRSCGENPTAAESLGVNVYKYKYLAVAVSGGLAGLGGAFLALVTSHTYLEGQTAGRGYIGLAAMIFGNWRPGGLAMGAGLFGYSDALQLRNGGTTVHALLLLLVILLVVLAGWKLYRTSLWQGAISLIVAALVLLWYLVTDEVPSDFVGATPYVVTLLVLSLSAQRLRMPKADGMRYRKGQGK
- a CDS encoding cytidine deaminase, encoding MTQKAAEFDWEALREVAREAMSHAYAPYSGFPVGVAARVDDGRTVTGCNVENASYGIGLCAECGLVSDLQRTGGGRLTHFTCVDGTGGLLVPCGRCRQLLYEFGGPDLLLDTPEGVLPLAEMLPQAFGPDHLTK
- a CDS encoding thymidine phosphorylase, whose product is MAMDVISVIRTKRDRGELTDEQIDWVIDAYTRGEVADEQMSALAMAILLNGMNRREIARWTAAMIASGERMDFSALSRPTADKHSTGGVGDKITLPLAPLVAACGAAVPQLSGRGLGHTGGTLDKLESIPGWRALLSNEEMLHVLDTTGAVICAAGDGLAPADKKLYALRDVTATVEAIPLIASSIMSKKIAEGTGSLVLDVKVGTGAFMKTLHDARELATTMVGLGTDHGVKTVALLTDMSTPLGLTAGNALEVRESVEVLAGGGPADVVELTIALAREMLDAAGIKDADPAKALADGSAMDVWRRMIAAQGGDPDAVLPTSREQHVVKAPSSGVLTRLDAYDIGIAAWRLGAGRARKEDPVQAAAGVEMHAKPGDTVTEGQPLLTLHTDTPERFEYALQAVEGSYDIAAPGTEFPATPVVLERIA